One segment of Rhodothermus bifroesti DNA contains the following:
- a CDS encoding NAD(P)/FAD-dependent oxidoreductase has translation MPSVVIVGGGAIGLASAFFLHQAGVGSITVLERGAIGNGCSYGNAGLVSPSHVIPLAAPGVMRKGLRWLLNSRSPFYIRPRWDLDLFRWLWHFGRSATARHVQRNAPVLKALLERSRTLTAMLQEKIGDFGYRSDGLLMVFQDEGYAECAALAQEAARLGMSCEWVTKDRLIELAGTRVQAQGGLFFPGDAHLQPDRFTAALASFLTQHGVCCQSEVTVTEIVRQGRRVRGLKTTAGFFEADVVVLATGAWSVELAQMVGYRLPLQPAKGYSLTFTPPPEGMPQRPLLLTEAKVAVTPFSDALRLAGTLELAGIEQTIRPHRVEAIYRAAQQYLPMLRWPVLETAKVWSGLRPCTPDGLPVVDWVPGSSNLLLATGHAMLGISLAAVTGELVAALVAGKQPELDITPLRGDRWG, from the coding sequence ATGCCTTCGGTCGTCATTGTCGGGGGTGGAGCCATAGGGTTAGCCTCTGCCTTTTTTTTGCACCAGGCAGGTGTAGGCTCTATTACGGTGCTCGAGCGAGGGGCAATAGGTAACGGTTGTTCGTATGGCAATGCGGGCTTGGTGAGTCCCAGCCACGTGATTCCACTGGCTGCACCGGGCGTTATGCGTAAAGGGTTGCGTTGGCTTTTAAATTCGAGGAGCCCTTTCTATATTCGGCCGCGTTGGGATCTCGACCTGTTCCGCTGGTTGTGGCATTTTGGCCGTTCGGCTACAGCACGTCATGTGCAGCGCAATGCCCCGGTGCTCAAAGCGCTCTTAGAGCGGAGTCGCACGTTGACAGCTATGCTCCAGGAAAAGATTGGCGATTTTGGTTACCGGTCCGATGGCCTATTGATGGTGTTTCAGGATGAAGGGTATGCGGAATGTGCTGCGTTGGCCCAAGAGGCCGCGCGTTTGGGGATGAGCTGCGAATGGGTCACCAAAGATCGTCTCATCGAGCTTGCGGGTACGCGGGTGCAGGCGCAGGGTGGACTGTTTTTCCCGGGCGATGCTCATTTGCAACCGGATCGTTTTACGGCAGCGCTTGCAAGCTTCCTTACGCAGCACGGTGTATGCTGCCAGTCAGAAGTTACCGTAACTGAAATAGTGCGACAAGGGCGACGGGTACGCGGCCTGAAAACCACTGCAGGTTTCTTTGAAGCAGACGTGGTCGTGCTTGCTACAGGCGCCTGGTCGGTAGAACTGGCTCAGATGGTGGGGTATCGTTTACCGCTCCAGCCAGCTAAAGGCTACAGCCTAACATTTACGCCACCTCCAGAAGGCATGCCCCAGCGGCCTTTACTGCTCACCGAGGCGAAAGTGGCCGTAACGCCGTTCTCCGACGCGCTGCGCTTGGCAGGTACGCTGGAGCTCGCAGGCATAGAGCAGACCATTCGGCCCCACCGCGTCGAGGCCATCTATCGGGCAGCCCAACAGTATTTGCCCATGCTTCGATGGCCTGTGCTTGAGACTGCCAAAGTATGGAGTGGCCTTCGGCCTTGCACGCCCGATGGCCTTCCGGTAGTGGATTGGGTTCCTGGCAGCAGTAACCTGTTGCTGGCCACGGGTCACGCTATGCTTGGCATTTCCCTGGCCGCTGTTACGGGCGAGCTGGTGGCGGCTTTGGTTGCAGGAAAGCAACCTGAGCTGGACATAACACCGCTTCGGGGAGACCGTTGGGGATAG
- a CDS encoding DMT family protein, protein MHPGLQTIGLLVLSNVFMTFAWYGHLRHLGDRPWYVAVVVSWSIALFEYMLQVPANRIGFTVFNLAQLKILQEVITLSVFIPFAVFYMQQPLRLNYLWAALCLLGAVYFIFKG, encoded by the coding sequence ATGCATCCTGGACTGCAAACGATTGGGTTGTTGGTTTTGTCAAACGTGTTTATGACGTTCGCCTGGTACGGGCATTTGCGGCATTTGGGTGATCGGCCCTGGTATGTGGCTGTAGTGGTCAGCTGGAGCATTGCGCTGTTCGAATATATGTTGCAAGTCCCAGCCAACCGCATTGGATTTACGGTTTTTAACCTGGCCCAGCTGAAGATCTTGCAGGAAGTGATTACACTAAGCGTGTTTATTCCGTTTGCCGTGTTTTACATGCAACAACCGCTCCGGTTGAATTACCTTTGGGCTGCGCTCTGCCTTCTAGGAGCAGTGTATTTTATTTTTAAAGGATAA
- a CDS encoding UDP-glucose--hexose-1-phosphate uridylyltransferase, translating to MACSLENYPHRRRNLLTGEWVLVSPHRAQRPWQGQLESLPVATRPVYDPQCYLCPGNERAGGHRNPHYTETFVFDNDFAALRLDAPAAQETFGDLLEAHAERGLCRVVCFSPRHDLTLAEMDTDAIRRVVEVWTTQHAELGSFPEIRYVQIFENKGEVMGCSNPHPHGQIWAQETIPNEPWKETLQQQAYYNRTGNTLLGDYLALELRLGLRIVCENAHFVALVPYWAIWPFETLVVSRRPVPSLLELTEAERQGLADILKRLLVRYDNLFQVSFPYSAGFHQAPTDGQQHPEWHLHLHVYPPLLRSATIRKFMVGYEMLAMPQRDLTPEAAAAQLRRLSEIHFRTEPSVTA from the coding sequence GTGGCTTGCAGTCTAGAAAATTATCCGCACCGGAGGCGGAATCTGCTCACCGGTGAATGGGTGTTGGTATCCCCTCACCGGGCGCAGCGACCTTGGCAAGGCCAGCTTGAGTCCCTGCCGGTAGCGACACGTCCTGTTTATGACCCCCAATGTTACCTGTGCCCAGGGAACGAGCGTGCTGGTGGCCATCGCAATCCCCATTACACCGAAACGTTTGTCTTTGATAACGACTTTGCTGCGCTGCGCCTAGATGCTCCGGCAGCGCAGGAAACCTTTGGCGACCTGTTGGAAGCCCATGCAGAGCGTGGCCTTTGCCGCGTTGTGTGTTTTTCACCGCGGCATGACCTTACGCTCGCTGAGATGGATACCGACGCTATCCGAAGGGTTGTCGAGGTTTGGACGACGCAGCATGCCGAGCTAGGAAGCTTTCCGGAAATTCGCTACGTGCAGATTTTTGAAAACAAAGGGGAAGTGATGGGTTGCAGCAATCCCCATCCTCATGGTCAGATCTGGGCGCAGGAAACCATACCGAATGAGCCATGGAAAGAAACGCTGCAGCAGCAAGCCTACTATAACCGCACGGGAAACACGCTACTTGGCGACTATCTGGCGCTTGAACTGCGCTTGGGTCTGCGGATCGTCTGCGAAAACGCACACTTTGTCGCGCTGGTCCCCTATTGGGCTATCTGGCCTTTTGAAACCCTGGTGGTCAGTCGCCGCCCTGTCCCTAGCTTACTTGAGCTCACCGAAGCCGAACGCCAGGGCCTAGCCGATATCCTCAAGCGTCTGCTGGTACGTTACGATAATCTTTTTCAGGTGTCTTTTCCGTACTCAGCCGGTTTTCATCAGGCACCGACCGATGGGCAGCAGCATCCAGAGTGGCATCTGCATTTGCACGTCTATCCGCCGCTTTTGCGATCGGCCACCATCCGCAAGTTTATGGTAGGCTATGAAATGCTGGCTATGCCACAGCGGGACCTGACGCCTGAAGCCGCTGCCGCGCAGCTTCGCAGACTTTCAGAAATCCACTTTCGCACGGAACCATCTGTAACCGCTTAA
- a CDS encoding solute:sodium symporter family transporter, with protein MFIWLDWIAFALFTALVIGISIYASRKEETGEDYFLAGRKLTWGIIGFSLIAANISTEHFVGMAGRGFELGLAIASYEWMAAVTLVLVAFFFLPKFLQAGIYTMPEYLEYRYNTAARTVMTVFMMLAYVFVALATVLYSGALAIEAIFGISTPKGIWIIGLLAGIYTVYGGLKAVAWSEMLQCIMLLLGGLLVTVLGFQALGGVGVFFEQAGDKLHTVLPWDHPEMPWVAVFIGGLWIPNLFYWGLNQFITQRTLGARSLKEGQKGILLAALLKLLIPFIIVFPGIMAALLYPNKVAQPDQAYPILIRELVPVGVRGFMLAALMGAVMSTLAALLNSAATIFTVDLYQRHWKRGQASPRQLVTIGRLATTAFMIFGCLWAPVVAKTGSVFQYIQMFWGFISPGITAAFLFGLFSKRTPPEAAIGAMFLGIPVYGLLLWKLPEVAFLHHMMITFLVLAAFMLIVTKLRPLAEPPRLPNTPPISMETDPRLRWLGLGIVALTASLYLLFW; from the coding sequence ATGTTTATCTGGCTAGACTGGATTGCTTTTGCGCTGTTTACCGCCTTGGTCATTGGCATTTCGATCTATGCGTCGCGCAAAGAAGAAACCGGGGAAGATTACTTCTTGGCGGGTCGTAAGCTGACCTGGGGAATTATCGGCTTTTCGCTCATTGCCGCAAACATCTCCACGGAACACTTCGTGGGCATGGCGGGACGCGGCTTTGAGCTGGGCTTGGCCATTGCCAGCTACGAATGGATGGCTGCTGTCACGCTCGTGCTGGTCGCCTTTTTCTTTCTGCCCAAGTTCCTACAGGCTGGCATTTATACCATGCCTGAATATTTGGAATACCGCTACAACACTGCAGCCCGCACCGTGATGACGGTTTTTATGATGCTGGCGTATGTATTTGTGGCGTTGGCGACAGTGCTTTACTCAGGTGCCTTAGCGATAGAGGCCATCTTTGGCATTAGTACACCCAAAGGCATCTGGATTATCGGTTTACTAGCAGGAATATACACGGTCTATGGGGGCTTAAAAGCGGTCGCCTGGTCCGAAATGCTCCAATGCATTATGCTCCTGCTAGGAGGACTGCTGGTAACGGTGCTGGGCTTTCAGGCCCTTGGAGGCGTTGGGGTGTTTTTTGAGCAGGCAGGCGATAAGTTGCACACGGTGCTTCCTTGGGATCACCCTGAAATGCCTTGGGTAGCTGTTTTTATTGGGGGGCTCTGGATTCCTAACCTGTTTTATTGGGGGCTAAACCAGTTCATCACGCAGCGCACGCTAGGAGCGCGTAGCCTTAAGGAAGGTCAGAAAGGCATCCTGCTAGCTGCTTTGCTCAAGTTGCTTATCCCATTCATTATTGTATTTCCCGGCATTATGGCCGCGCTGCTTTATCCTAACAAGGTTGCCCAACCTGACCAAGCCTATCCCATCTTAATTCGGGAGCTTGTCCCTGTGGGCGTGCGCGGGTTCATGCTGGCTGCCTTGATGGGAGCCGTAATGAGTACCCTGGCCGCATTGCTCAACTCTGCAGCAACGATTTTCACCGTTGATCTCTACCAGCGGCACTGGAAGCGAGGTCAGGCTTCTCCCCGCCAGCTAGTAACGATAGGGCGCCTGGCTACCACGGCTTTTATGATCTTTGGCTGCCTATGGGCACCAGTGGTTGCCAAAACCGGCAGTGTTTTTCAGTATATCCAAATGTTTTGGGGCTTCATTTCGCCTGGCATTACCGCAGCCTTTCTTTTTGGGCTTTTCTCGAAGCGTACGCCACCCGAAGCCGCTATTGGGGCGATGTTTCTGGGTATTCCGGTCTATGGCCTGCTGCTCTGGAAGTTACCAGAAGTCGCCTTTTTGCATCACATGATGATCACGTTTCTCGTGCTGGCTGCCTTTATGCTGATCGTTACCAAGCTGCGGCCGCTTGCCGAACCGCCCCGCCTGCCCAACACCCCGCCCATTTCCATGGAGACCGATCCTCGACTCCGCTGGCTAGGACTGGGCATTGTAGCTCTGACCGCCTCGCTTTACCTCCTGTTTTGGTAA
- the galK gene encoding galactokinase, with the protein MTRSLLMETVLNQLLTAFQHFFGDTRQVMVARAPGRVNLIGDHTDYNDGFVLPMTLAQAVYMALRPRSDRNVRLYSLNFAEWATFSLDALPGKGTRWVHYIGGVVAELHRRCLLPSGFEGVVYGDVPLGSGLSSSAALEVATLVTLQNMFGFAMSGEEAARLCQHVEHTYVGVHCGIMDQFASRLGRAGHALFLDCRTLAYRHVPVQLTDWMFVIIDSQAPRALATSGYNERRAECEAGVAFFQSIDPSIRALRDVSPELLWAYPNHPSPLIWRRCRHVVEENRRVLEAVTDLEQGHLEDFGQCMNASHDSLRDLYEVSAFPLDLIVNVARSVEGVLGARLTGAGFGGCVVVLVHRDACSTLEACVRQAYEKHFGKQPAFYPLGHNITAEVLWRSASTDSDGCASAIP; encoded by the coding sequence ATGACACGCTCGCTTTTAATGGAAACGGTCCTCAACCAGCTATTAACCGCCTTTCAGCATTTTTTTGGAGATACCCGTCAGGTGATGGTTGCACGCGCGCCAGGTCGCGTCAACTTAATCGGTGACCATACCGACTATAACGACGGTTTTGTATTGCCGATGACGCTTGCGCAGGCTGTTTACATGGCCTTGCGCCCCCGATCGGATCGCAACGTTCGGCTCTATTCCCTAAATTTTGCTGAATGGGCTACGTTTTCGCTGGATGCCCTGCCGGGCAAAGGCACGCGCTGGGTGCACTACATCGGAGGCGTTGTGGCCGAACTGCACCGCCGCTGCCTACTCCCCTCCGGATTTGAGGGAGTAGTCTATGGGGATGTGCCGCTAGGATCCGGTCTGAGCTCGTCGGCTGCGCTCGAAGTGGCCACGTTGGTCACGCTCCAGAACATGTTTGGCTTTGCGATGTCTGGCGAAGAGGCTGCCCGGCTGTGCCAGCATGTAGAGCACACGTACGTGGGCGTGCATTGCGGCATCATGGATCAGTTTGCTTCCCGGCTGGGACGTGCAGGGCATGCGCTGTTTTTAGACTGCCGTACTTTGGCCTATCGCCACGTACCGGTTCAGCTAACAGACTGGATGTTTGTGATCATCGACAGCCAAGCCCCTCGAGCCCTGGCCACGTCGGGCTATAACGAACGCCGGGCTGAATGTGAAGCTGGCGTAGCCTTTTTCCAAAGCATTGATCCTTCAATTCGCGCGCTGCGCGACGTTTCGCCTGAGCTGCTCTGGGCCTATCCTAACCACCCTTCACCGCTTATTTGGCGACGCTGCCGGCACGTTGTCGAAGAAAACCGCCGCGTGCTTGAGGCTGTAACCGACCTAGAGCAAGGACACCTTGAGGACTTTGGCCAGTGCATGAACGCCTCACACGACAGCCTGCGCGACCTCTACGAGGTCAGCGCTTTCCCTCTCGACCTCATCGTCAACGTAGCGCGAAGCGTCGAAGGCGTGCTGGGAGCGCGCCTTACTGGCGCCGGTTTTGGAGGATGCGTGGTCGTACTCGTCCACCGCGACGCGTGCTCAACCCTGGAAGCCTGCGTTCGCCAGGCTTATGAAAAGCACTTCGGCAAACAACCGGCCTTCTACCCCCTCGGTCACAATATCACTGCGGAGGTGCTTTGGCGTAGTGCTTCAACCGACAGCGATGGCTGCGCCTCCGCAATCCCTTAA
- a CDS encoding glycoside hydrolase family 127 protein produces MGSIIMRAFFCLLVGITLWSSLSGTLRAQPLTKETDARYQERLRAFAFPFEAVQLLDSPFKAAMQRDAAYLFSLDPDRLLSRFRRFAGLASKAPEYGGWESLGISGHTLGHYLSALSMYYAATRDSLAKTRIAYIVQALAEVQQAHGNGYVGAIPEGERLWSEIARGELWETKPFSLNGAWVPWYTLHKLFAGLLDAYWYAASQQALQIAIGLADWVYETTKNLTPAQWQQMLQTEHGGMNEVLAHLHGLTGNPRYRELSQKFYHATVLSPLARGVPNLTGLHANTQIPKVIGVVRQYELIGSDSLRAIAEFFWEEVVQHHTYVIGGNSQNEHFGPRDSLSRRLDERTAETCNTYNMLRLTRHLFALNPEKVRYVDYYERALYNHILASQEPHKGMFTYFVSLRPGHFKTYSTPEDAFWCCVGTGMENHVKYNEFIYFYNGDTLYVNLFIPSELTWKERALTVRLETAFPESNQVRLKFNPEMTQRLVVRVRHPSWAQGSLEVRLNGEVQQLASHPGSYLTLDRLWHPGDQLELTLPLRLHVETMPDNPDRFAILYGPIVLAGVFGNRGLPEGGAYARNQWDFFNWPAPSVPRLCGDLNRVETWVKPLATSGELRFHTVGAGQPADVLLKPFYEVHHERYTIYWDRCR; encoded by the coding sequence ATGGGTTCCATAATTATGCGGGCATTTTTTTGCCTTTTGGTGGGCATAACGCTTTGGAGCAGCTTATCCGGGACGTTGCGCGCTCAGCCCCTAACCAAAGAAACCGACGCGCGTTACCAAGAGCGACTACGGGCCTTTGCCTTTCCGTTCGAGGCGGTGCAGCTGCTCGACAGTCCATTCAAAGCGGCTATGCAGCGGGATGCGGCCTATTTGTTTTCGCTGGATCCTGACCGATTGCTTAGCCGATTCCGCCGCTTTGCGGGCTTAGCTTCCAAGGCGCCAGAGTATGGGGGTTGGGAGTCGCTGGGCATTTCCGGACATACCTTAGGGCATTATCTTTCTGCCCTGTCTATGTACTATGCAGCTACGCGGGATAGCCTTGCAAAGACACGTATTGCGTACATCGTGCAAGCCTTAGCCGAAGTTCAGCAAGCCCATGGCAACGGCTATGTTGGCGCTATTCCAGAAGGCGAGCGTTTGTGGTCCGAAATTGCACGGGGTGAACTCTGGGAAACGAAGCCCTTTTCCTTAAACGGCGCCTGGGTACCTTGGTATACCCTGCACAAGCTGTTCGCCGGGTTACTGGATGCCTACTGGTACGCAGCAAGTCAACAGGCGCTACAAATCGCTATAGGCTTGGCCGATTGGGTTTATGAAACCACAAAAAACCTAACCCCGGCGCAATGGCAGCAGATGCTGCAGACCGAACATGGGGGTATGAATGAAGTGCTGGCCCATTTGCATGGCCTAACGGGTAATCCGCGATACCGTGAGCTAAGCCAGAAGTTCTATCATGCCACCGTGCTTTCACCACTGGCCCGAGGCGTCCCAAACCTGACCGGCCTCCACGCCAATACGCAGATTCCCAAGGTGATCGGAGTCGTGCGACAGTATGAACTGATCGGAAGCGATTCGCTGCGGGCCATCGCCGAGTTTTTCTGGGAAGAGGTAGTGCAGCATCATACGTATGTAATCGGGGGCAATTCGCAAAACGAACACTTTGGCCCACGCGACAGCCTAAGCCGTCGACTCGATGAGCGCACGGCCGAAACTTGTAACACCTATAACATGCTGCGTCTAACGCGCCACCTTTTTGCGCTTAACCCCGAAAAAGTGCGCTACGTCGACTACTATGAACGGGCCCTGTACAACCACATCCTGGCCTCGCAAGAGCCGCATAAAGGTATGTTTACCTATTTTGTATCTCTTCGGCCCGGCCATTTTAAAACCTATTCAACCCCAGAGGACGCATTCTGGTGCTGCGTCGGAACGGGCATGGAAAACCACGTCAAATACAATGAATTCATTTACTTTTACAATGGGGATACGCTCTATGTGAACCTGTTTATTCCTTCAGAGCTCACGTGGAAAGAACGGGCACTAACCGTGCGCCTGGAAACGGCTTTCCCAGAAAGCAATCAGGTGCGGTTGAAATTCAATCCTGAAATGACGCAACGCCTGGTGGTGCGGGTGCGCCATCCTTCGTGGGCCCAAGGAAGTCTGGAGGTGCGCCTTAACGGTGAAGTGCAGCAGCTAGCGAGCCACCCAGGAAGCTATCTTACCCTAGATCGTCTTTGGCATCCAGGAGATCAGCTTGAGCTTACCCTACCCTTACGCTTGCACGTCGAGACAATGCCGGACAATCCAGATCGATTTGCCATTTTGTATGGCCCAATCGTGCTGGCCGGCGTTTTTGGTAATCGGGGATTACCTGAAGGGGGAGCCTACGCGCGGAATCAATGGGACTTTTTCAACTGGCCAGCCCCTTCTGTACCACGCCTATGTGGCGATCTGAACCGTGTGGAGACCTGGGTCAAACCGCTAGCTACAAGCGGTGAGCTGCGTTTTCATACCGTTGGCGCGGGTCAGCCTGCCGACGTGCTGCTTAAGCCCTTCTACGAGGTCCACCACGAACGCTACACGATCTACTGGGATCGGTGTAGATAG
- a CDS encoding VCBS repeat-containing protein: protein MTFFYLYNGGGVAVGDINNDGLPDLYVTGNMISGRLYLNRGNLRFEDITERSGIVVTGWATGATFVDINEDGWLDLYICRSGMYPPEERANLLFINNGDLTFSEQASRYGIADTSYSTQAVFFDYDRDGYLDMYLLNHSMLDLQPNRIRPIDSTGYGIGNDRLYHNEGNGTFRDVTLAAGIRYPGMGLGVVVGDVNRDGWDDIYVANDFMASDYLYLNQGNGTFKEVGRQVFKHFSYSAMGVDLADINNDGWLDLVVVEMLPPDHDQRQRMAFPLTSFGYYQAMLQEGYHYQYWRNTLQLNHGLNAQGKLTFSEVGQLAGIDATDWSWAPLLADFDHDGYRDLWITNGYRRAVIDMDFIKDRMIPVLQQERRLGTDSVQRRLISMVRELYDLARPDAVFRNRGDGTFALVSKAWGITDPSFSNGAAYADLDRDGDLDVIVNRIDQPIALYENRGGQGHYVQLDLRGHPPNTRALGAWVEVYCDSLHWVQQHYVVRGYQSSVDYVMHLGLGSCAQIDSLKVRWPNGQQTKWIRLPVDTLLVLHQPEGPGAFVKPPDIPQGLLVERTDRLPPYRHIEDLYSDFIRQPLLPRTFSQLGPGLAVGDVNGDGREDFYVGGTYAQAGWLFLQQPEGFFKAGPIDPTAMLEDQGALFFDADGDGDLDLLVASGSGEFPEGSDYLRDRLYRNDGQGQLIWDPLALPEARTSSSVVRAADFDQDGDLDLFIGGRMRPLRYPLPGRSYLLRNEGGRFVEVTNDIAPGLGEAGMVNDALWSDYNNDGWPDLIVVGEFMPVRVWQNQEGRFREVTAALGLAHTHGWWNSITGGDFDQDGDIDYVAGNTGLNSRFRASRQEPIRVYAADFDGNGLIDPIMTFYLQGREVLVPRMDELFMQVLLPRALQVSSYATYARSHLRDLVYETQLKGAYVAVAYQLASSYLENQGDRFEVRPLPLAAQVAPIFGLLAEDVDGDGSLDLLAVGNDYATDVLTGRYDAFIGLWLRGDGKGNLHPVSHRESGFFVDGDAKALVRLQVKNEPAYLVAQNQGPLHLLGYRSAPPVSCWPWPSEAVYAQLHLPAGRVERRERYWGSGYLSQSSATLCVSKKVQQVTFHAAQGKTVQQWVP from the coding sequence ATGACCTTTTTTTACCTCTATAATGGTGGCGGTGTAGCCGTAGGTGATATCAATAATGATGGATTGCCAGATTTATACGTAACCGGAAATATGATATCTGGCAGGCTCTACTTGAATCGAGGGAATCTACGCTTCGAAGACATTACCGAACGTTCGGGAATTGTTGTCACTGGTTGGGCTACAGGAGCTACGTTTGTCGATATCAACGAGGATGGATGGCTAGATCTTTACATTTGCCGCTCAGGAATGTATCCACCTGAAGAGCGAGCTAATTTGCTATTTATTAACAACGGAGATCTAACCTTTTCTGAGCAAGCCTCACGCTATGGTATAGCCGATACAAGCTATTCTACACAAGCAGTCTTTTTTGATTATGATAGAGATGGATATCTCGATATGTATTTGCTTAATCATTCTATGCTTGATTTACAACCAAATCGAATTCGACCTATTGATTCTACTGGTTATGGGATTGGAAATGATCGTCTGTATCATAATGAAGGCAATGGAACATTCCGAGACGTGACTTTAGCGGCAGGTATTCGCTATCCAGGTATGGGACTGGGTGTTGTTGTAGGAGACGTTAACCGTGATGGTTGGGATGATATCTATGTAGCTAATGATTTTATGGCTAGCGACTACCTTTATCTAAACCAGGGTAATGGCACCTTCAAAGAAGTAGGCAGGCAGGTCTTTAAACACTTCAGCTATTCAGCGATGGGGGTCGATCTGGCTGACATAAATAACGATGGCTGGCTCGACCTGGTCGTTGTCGAAATGCTTCCCCCCGATCATGACCAGCGCCAAAGGATGGCCTTCCCACTAACGAGTTTTGGGTATTACCAAGCTATGCTTCAGGAAGGGTATCACTATCAGTATTGGCGCAATACCCTCCAGCTCAATCATGGGCTGAATGCCCAGGGGAAGCTTACCTTCAGTGAAGTGGGACAGCTAGCAGGTATTGATGCTACCGACTGGAGCTGGGCCCCTTTGCTAGCGGACTTCGATCACGATGGCTATCGAGATCTCTGGATTACCAACGGTTACCGCCGAGCTGTAATCGACATGGATTTTATCAAAGACCGCATGATCCCAGTCTTACAACAGGAACGTCGGTTAGGTACCGATTCGGTGCAGCGTCGGCTGATCTCCATGGTTCGGGAGTTGTATGATCTGGCACGGCCTGACGCTGTTTTTCGAAATCGTGGTGATGGTACCTTTGCGTTGGTAAGCAAGGCGTGGGGGATTACGGACCCTTCTTTTTCTAATGGTGCAGCGTATGCAGACTTGGATCGCGATGGCGATCTTGATGTGATCGTCAATCGGATTGACCAGCCGATTGCGCTTTACGAAAACAGAGGTGGGCAGGGGCATTACGTCCAGCTCGATTTGCGCGGTCACCCACCCAACACACGTGCTTTAGGAGCTTGGGTTGAAGTCTATTGCGATAGCCTGCATTGGGTGCAGCAGCATTACGTTGTGCGAGGTTACCAGTCGTCGGTTGATTATGTGATGCATTTGGGGTTGGGCTCGTGTGCACAAATTGACTCACTCAAGGTGCGTTGGCCTAATGGGCAGCAAACGAAATGGATTCGTTTGCCAGTCGATACACTGCTGGTACTGCATCAGCCTGAAGGACCAGGTGCGTTCGTTAAGCCTCCTGATATTCCTCAGGGATTGTTGGTAGAGCGCACTGATCGGTTGCCCCCGTATCGCCATATTGAAGATCTTTACAGCGACTTTATCCGGCAGCCGCTCTTGCCACGCACGTTTTCACAGCTAGGTCCTGGCTTGGCTGTAGGTGACGTGAACGGCGATGGACGTGAAGATTTCTATGTCGGGGGCACCTACGCCCAGGCAGGATGGCTGTTTTTGCAGCAACCTGAGGGTTTTTTCAAAGCAGGCCCGATAGACCCTACAGCCATGCTGGAGGATCAGGGGGCATTGTTTTTTGATGCAGATGGTGATGGCGATCTAGATTTACTTGTGGCTAGCGGTAGTGGAGAGTTCCCTGAGGGATCAGACTATCTGCGAGATCGACTGTATCGCAACGATGGTCAGGGGCAACTGATATGGGATCCCTTAGCTCTCCCGGAGGCACGCACAAGCAGCTCTGTCGTCCGAGCGGCCGATTTTGACCAAGATGGTGACCTTGATCTGTTCATTGGCGGACGGATGCGACCGCTGCGCTACCCATTACCTGGACGCAGTTACTTACTGCGCAATGAAGGGGGGCGCTTTGTAGAGGTAACGAACGATATCGCTCCTGGCTTGGGTGAGGCAGGCATGGTGAACGATGCACTCTGGAGTGATTACAACAACGATGGTTGGCCTGACTTAATTGTAGTAGGTGAGTTTATGCCTGTTCGGGTATGGCAAAATCAGGAGGGACGCTTTCGTGAAGTCACGGCAGCATTAGGTTTAGCCCATACCCACGGTTGGTGGAATAGCATTACTGGCGGCGATTTCGATCAAGATGGTGATATTGATTATGTGGCGGGAAATACAGGACTAAACTCGCGCTTTCGCGCTTCTAGGCAAGAGCCGATACGTGTTTATGCAGCTGATTTTGATGGAAACGGGCTTATTGATCCGATCATGACTTTCTATCTGCAGGGTCGGGAAGTGCTGGTTCCGCGCATGGATGAGCTTTTCATGCAGGTCTTGCTACCCCGAGCACTGCAGGTGAGTTCATATGCTACCTACGCTCGGTCGCACTTAAGAGACTTGGTCTACGAAACGCAATTAAAAGGGGCCTATGTGGCCGTGGCGTATCAGCTAGCCAGTAGCTATCTGGAAAATCAGGGCGATCGCTTTGAGGTGCGCCCGCTACCCTTAGCAGCGCAAGTAGCTCCTATTTTTGGGCTCCTGGCCGAAGATGTGGACGGCGATGGCTCACTGGATCTTTTGGCCGTGGGCAATGACTATGCTACGGATGTGCTAACTGGCCGTTATGATGCGTTTATCGGGCTGTGGCTGCGCGGAGACGGCAAAGGGAATTTGCACCCTGTATCTCATAGGGAAAGCGGCTTTTTTGTGGACGGTGACGCAAAGGCGCTGGTGCGCCTTCAGGTTAAAAATGAACCCGCTTACCTGGTAGCACAAAATCAAGGCCCACTGCATCTTCTGGGCTACCGGAGCGCTCCTCCTGTAAGCTGCTGGCCATGGCCATCTGAGGCTGTTTATGCGCAGCTTCACCTGCCTGCCGGCCGCGTAGAGCGACGCGAGCGGTACTGGGGCAGTGGGTATCTTTCGCAGAGCAGTGCTACGCTTTGCGTTTCTAAAAAAGTGCAGCAAGTGACGTTTCATGCCGCCCAGGGAAAAACTGTGCAACAATGGGTTCCATAA